In Mucilaginibacter celer, one DNA window encodes the following:
- the xth gene encoding exodeoxyribonuclease III — MKIATYNVNSINARMPVLLRWLEETQPDVACLQELKAPQENFPEQALLNAGYNAIWHGQKSWNGVAILTRNRNVTEVRRALPGDEEDTHSRYIEAVVDGVTIACLYLPNGNPAPGPKFDYKLAWLDRFKTHAAELMATGKPVILTGDYNIIPTGADVYKPERWVDDALFRPETREAFQTLLAQGWTDAIRHLHPTETIYTFWDYFRNAYGRDAGLRIDHFLLSPDLLPKLEAAGVDKHVRGWEKSSDHGPVWIRLKD; from the coding sequence ATGAAAATTGCTACCTATAACGTAAACAGTATAAATGCCCGGATGCCGGTGCTGCTGCGCTGGCTGGAAGAAACCCAACCCGATGTAGCCTGCCTGCAGGAACTGAAAGCCCCGCAGGAGAATTTTCCGGAACAAGCCCTGCTCAATGCTGGCTACAATGCCATATGGCACGGCCAAAAAAGCTGGAACGGGGTTGCCATACTTACCCGTAACCGCAACGTTACCGAGGTGCGCCGCGCCCTCCCCGGCGATGAGGAGGATACCCACAGCCGCTACATCGAGGCCGTAGTTGATGGTGTTACTATCGCCTGCCTGTACCTGCCCAATGGTAATCCGGCTCCCGGCCCCAAGTTTGATTATAAACTGGCCTGGCTCGACCGCTTCAAAACCCACGCGGCCGAACTGATGGCCACCGGCAAGCCCGTAATTTTAACCGGCGACTATAACATTATCCCCACCGGCGCCGACGTGTACAAACCCGAACGCTGGGTTGACGATGCGCTTTTCCGCCCCGAAACCCGCGAGGCTTTCCAAACCCTGCTGGCTCAGGGCTGGACAGACGCTATCCGCCACCTGCATCCAACCGAAACTATTTATACCTTTTGGGACTATTTCCGCAATGCCTACGGCCGCGATGCCGGTTTAAGGATTGATCACTTCCTGCTCAGTCCTGATCTGCTACCCAAACTGGAGGCTGCCGGCGTTGATAAACACGTACGCGGCTGGGAAAAATCAAGCGATCATGGTCCGGTTTGGATCAGGTTAAAGGATTGA
- a CDS encoding IS110 family transposase has translation MAKILKQVAGIDVAQKELVVSLGRMDDSIEPDIYAFKTFANKPSGFSALEVWIKKHTDKQVKVRFVMEATGVYHEKLAYHLSGLGYEVSIVLPNKINNYAKSLETKTVTDKTASQAICQFGLEKKISLWQPPKKIFRDLKQLTRERNQIIAERTVAKNQLHAENAEAFPNERSIARLHQRIRLFNEQEKEIKADLAEIIKKDKELVEKINNISTIPGVGKLTAIITMAETNGFNLIKSKKQIESYAGFDVKEKQSGSSVKGKSKISKRGNRHLRKAMYMPALAAIRHDDRFKAVFIRLVSKHGIKMKAAVAVQRKLLGLIYIVWKTDIKYDPKFLNKVTENEKVVINS, from the coding sequence ATGGCAAAAATTTTAAAACAGGTAGCAGGCATTGATGTAGCTCAAAAAGAGTTGGTAGTTTCTCTTGGACGTATGGATGATTCTATTGAACCAGATATCTATGCTTTCAAAACATTTGCCAATAAACCATCTGGGTTTTCTGCTTTAGAAGTATGGATAAAGAAACATACGGATAAACAGGTAAAGGTCCGGTTTGTAATGGAAGCAACGGGCGTTTATCACGAAAAATTAGCGTATCATCTTTCAGGCCTGGGCTATGAAGTAAGTATTGTACTTCCTAATAAGATCAACAATTATGCTAAGTCACTCGAAACAAAAACGGTCACCGACAAAACAGCATCACAGGCTATCTGCCAGTTTGGACTGGAAAAGAAGATTAGTTTATGGCAACCACCAAAAAAAATATTCAGAGACCTTAAACAATTGACACGCGAAAGGAATCAGATAATCGCAGAACGTACGGTAGCTAAAAATCAACTGCATGCAGAAAATGCAGAAGCGTTTCCCAACGAAAGAAGCATAGCCAGGCTACACCAACGCATCCGGTTATTCAATGAACAGGAAAAGGAAATTAAAGCAGACCTCGCTGAAATAATCAAAAAGGATAAGGAATTGGTTGAAAAGATAAACAATATCAGCACAATACCAGGGGTTGGGAAGCTTACAGCCATAATTACCATGGCAGAAACCAATGGCTTTAACCTGATTAAAAGTAAAAAGCAAATCGAAAGCTATGCGGGATTTGATGTAAAGGAAAAGCAATCCGGCTCATCGGTAAAAGGAAAATCCAAAATATCAAAAAGAGGGAACAGGCACTTACGTAAAGCCATGTATATGCCGGCATTAGCAGCCATCAGGCATGACGATCGCTTTAAAGCTGTATTTATTCGGCTGGTAAGTAAACACGGTATTAAGATGAAGGCAGCTGTTGCGGTACAAAGAAAGCTACTGGGGCTCATCTATATCGTTTGGAAAACTGATATTAAATATGATCCCAAATTCCTGAACAAAGTAACAGAGAACGAAAAAGTAGTTATAAATAGTTAG
- a CDS encoding acyltransferase family protein — protein MQQTSVLPAALQSRQHFPILDGLRGVAAIAVVIFHFMEIAVPDYHQSFIAHAYLAVDFFFCLSGFVIAYAYDERLKQIGVWRFIRLRLIRLHPLVVIGSVIGLVAFVFDPFNDLYDTYATKTFGMFVASCLMIPYPLVHERYFNLFHLNPPTWSLFWEYIANVFYALVLVKISNKILWALALVATALLCFEANRAGYLGVGWGGDSFAGGGIRVFYSFIAGILVYRSGSVIKSRAGFAGISILLLLVFMIPFAEKTNPYVDCAAAIILFPLLVAFGAGAVLKPAYAAICKFSGEISYPLYMIHYPFIWLFMSWVELKKPSLNQMTIVILFGVPLLIALAYTIMIWLDLPIRKYLKLKMEKEEAEDAKEAALEKRSN, from the coding sequence ATGCAACAAACAAGTGTATTGCCGGCGGCGCTGCAATCAAGGCAGCATTTTCCAATTTTAGATGGCCTGAGGGGCGTGGCAGCCATTGCCGTTGTCATTTTCCACTTTATGGAAATTGCCGTGCCCGATTATCATCAAAGCTTTATAGCCCATGCCTACCTCGCTGTCGATTTCTTTTTTTGCCTCTCGGGTTTTGTAATAGCTTATGCTTATGATGAGCGCCTAAAGCAGATTGGTGTATGGCGTTTTATCAGGCTCCGGCTTATCCGTCTGCATCCGCTGGTTGTTATCGGTTCGGTTATCGGGCTGGTAGCCTTCGTGTTTGATCCTTTTAATGATCTTTATGATACTTATGCCACCAAAACCTTCGGCATGTTTGTGGCTTCGTGCCTCATGATTCCCTACCCGCTGGTACACGAGCGGTATTTTAACCTGTTTCACCTTAATCCGCCAACCTGGAGCTTGTTTTGGGAGTACATTGCCAATGTGTTTTATGCGCTGGTACTGGTGAAGATCAGCAATAAAATATTATGGGCTTTGGCGCTTGTTGCAACGGCACTGCTGTGTTTTGAGGCCAACCGTGCGGGCTACCTTGGCGTGGGCTGGGGAGGCGATAGTTTTGCGGGCGGCGGCATCAGGGTTTTCTATTCGTTTATAGCCGGCATCCTGGTTTACCGCTCTGGCTCGGTTATTAAATCAAGGGCCGGTTTCGCCGGCATCAGCATATTGCTGCTGCTTGTTTTCATGATCCCCTTTGCCGAAAAAACCAACCCTTATGTTGATTGTGCCGCGGCCATAATCCTGTTCCCGCTGCTGGTAGCCTTTGGTGCGGGTGCGGTACTAAAACCGGCTTATGCGGCTATTTGCAAATTTTCGGGCGAGATCTCCTACCCGCTTTACATGATCCATTATCCATTCATCTGGCTTTTTATGAGTTGGGTTGAACTGAAAAAGCCATCGCTAAACCAAATGACTATTGTTATTTTATTTGGCGTGCCCCTGCTTATTGCCCTGGCATACACTATTATGATATGGCTGGACCTCCCCATCCGCAAATACCTCAAATTAAAAATGGAAAAGGAAGAAGCAGAAGACGCCAAAGAAGCAGCACTCGAAAAACGAAGCAATTAA
- a CDS encoding ATP-binding protein codes for MDNSPYLLTDKQLIEVLCMTQSPTAVHVSEDAVIQAANDAMINVWGKDRSVIGKSLADALPELKGQPFIDMFKRVWNEGITFTGTDTPANLVVNGELQTFYFDFEYKPIKDGNGKTYAILHTANDVTERYLGRHREQHLIEELTATNEELTAANEEVRASNEELAAINEELQAITEELRLSEEFLQNANNELSASENRFRQLIAQAPVGICLIGAHDFMVQEVNNAYLQLVGRPREFFEGRTIWQIVPEAEQTYAPIMNGVIETGIAYAANEHRLILSRAGADEEVLVNFVYEPILGQDGQVSAIMVLAIEVTDMVTARKKIEQAEERSRLAVDAAGIGIFDLDLQTGIPVVSGKFNEIFDLDSPPGKDTIEPLIHPDDRQTRADAHAEALQSGQLFYEARLWHQNGPIRWVRAQGKVFYKSDNAPDRILGTVLDITAYKELQQQKDDFISIASHELKTPITSLKASLQLMDRIKDKSEQTMIPKLIMQSRKSVERVSALVEDLLNVSRLQQSDIRLNKSHFILSQLVNAVANPISIIAKHKIIITGNLELQVYADEHRIDQVLTNFLNNAVKYAPSSETIEVDIHTAEDYVTVSVTDYGPGIPFEKQQHLFDRYYRVDPSGHQGSGLGLGLYICEEIITRHNGSIGVNSVEGKGSTFWFRLPL; via the coding sequence ATGGATAACTCGCCGTACCTGTTAACTGATAAGCAACTGATTGAAGTGCTTTGTATGACCCAATCTCCCACAGCCGTACACGTTTCGGAAGATGCCGTTATACAGGCCGCCAATGATGCCATGATCAATGTTTGGGGTAAAGACCGCAGCGTAATAGGCAAAAGCCTTGCCGATGCGCTGCCCGAACTTAAAGGCCAGCCCTTTATTGATATGTTTAAACGGGTTTGGAACGAAGGCATCACCTTTACGGGTACCGACACACCTGCCAACCTTGTGGTTAATGGTGAACTGCAAACCTTTTATTTTGATTTTGAATACAAGCCTATTAAGGATGGCAACGGAAAAACCTACGCCATACTACATACTGCCAACGATGTAACCGAACGCTATCTCGGCCGTCACCGCGAACAGCATCTCATTGAAGAACTTACCGCCACCAACGAAGAACTTACCGCAGCCAACGAAGAAGTGCGGGCCAGCAATGAAGAACTGGCTGCCATTAACGAAGAGCTACAGGCCATAACCGAAGAATTAAGGCTATCTGAAGAGTTTTTACAAAATGCCAACAACGAACTAAGCGCAAGCGAAAACCGTTTCAGGCAGCTGATAGCGCAGGCACCGGTTGGTATTTGCCTGATAGGCGCCCATGATTTTATGGTACAGGAAGTGAACAATGCTTACCTGCAGCTGGTTGGCCGGCCGCGTGAGTTTTTTGAAGGCCGCACCATATGGCAAATTGTACCCGAAGCCGAGCAAACCTACGCTCCTATCATGAACGGGGTTATTGAAACGGGCATAGCCTACGCCGCCAACGAGCACAGGCTGATCCTTTCGCGCGCAGGTGCCGATGAGGAGGTACTGGTTAATTTTGTATACGAACCCATTTTGGGCCAGGACGGACAGGTGAGCGCCATTATGGTACTGGCTATTGAAGTTACCGATATGGTAACCGCCCGTAAAAAAATTGAACAGGCCGAAGAACGCAGCCGCCTGGCTGTAGACGCCGCCGGCATTGGCATATTTGACCTCGACCTGCAAACAGGGATCCCGGTTGTTTCGGGGAAATTTAACGAGATTTTTGATCTGGACAGCCCTCCGGGTAAAGATACCATCGAACCGCTTATTCACCCCGACGACCGGCAGACCAGGGCAGATGCCCACGCAGAGGCATTGCAAAGCGGGCAATTGTTTTACGAAGCGAGGCTGTGGCATCAAAACGGCCCCATCCGCTGGGTTAGGGCGCAGGGCAAAGTGTTTTATAAAAGCGATAATGCGCCCGATCGCATCCTGGGTACGGTGCTGGATATTACAGCCTACAAAGAGTTACAGCAACAAAAGGACGATTTTATCAGTATTGCCAGTCACGAACTGAAAACGCCGATCACCAGCCTGAAAGCATCGCTGCAACTGATGGACAGGATAAAGGACAAGTCCGAGCAAACGATGATCCCTAAGCTGATCATGCAATCGCGCAAAAGTGTTGAGCGGGTTAGTGCATTGGTGGAGGATTTGCTTAATGTAAGCCGTTTACAGCAATCGGATATCCGGCTTAATAAAAGTCATTTTATACTGTCGCAACTGGTTAATGCGGTGGCCAACCCCATCAGCATCATCGCCAAACATAAAATTATTATAACCGGCAACCTGGAGCTACAGGTTTACGCCGATGAGCACCGTATTGACCAGGTACTCACCAATTTTTTAAACAATGCCGTTAAATACGCCCCCTCATCCGAAACTATCGAGGTGGATATCCATACCGCCGAAGACTATGTAACCGTATCAGTTACCGATTATGGCCCCGGTATTCCTTTCGAAAAACAGCAGCACCTGTTTGATCGCTATTATCGTGTCGATCCTTCGGGCCACCAGGGATCTGGCCTGGGGCTGGGGCTTTATATCTGCGAGGAAATCATCACCCGCCATAACGGCAGCATTGGCGTTAACAGCGTAGAAGGTAAAGGCAGTACGTTTTGGTTCAGGTTGCCATTGTAA
- a CDS encoding glycoside hydrolase family 127 protein has translation MKQLILVLGLAAGTATAQVKDYPIKPVPFTDVKLNDHFWLPRVETNRTVTIPASFARCENTGRVKNFEMAATRTGKFCTKFPFDDTDIYKTIEGASYSMAVHPDAKLDRYVDSLVAVVAKAQEPDGYLYTARTIDPLNPHPWSGSQRWVKENESSHELYNSGHLFEAASAHYLATGKRNFLNIALKNADLLVKTFGDGKLHVAPGHEIVEMGLVRLYRITGKTDYLTLAKFFIDQRGKRRYDKTDSNPWKNGMYWQDDMPVTEQETPEGHAVRAMYLYSGMADVAALTGDKKYMDAIDHIWNQMVSKKIYVQGGIGAIPDGERFGDDYELPNTTAYNETCAAIGNVYWNQRMFLLHGDSKYIDLMEKILYNGLISGVGLDGKSFFYTNAMQVTDGFTHSSLEPARSGWFECSCCPTNMVRFLSSLPGYIYAKKDDNVYVNLFISGSASLQYDHTTVNLSQTNNYPWNGLLSLNVSSEAPKRFNMLVRIPGWARAQAIPSNLYAFRNKQAQPVTIKVNGAVVKYQLKNGYAVLNRVWKKGDQVQVNLPMEVKEVVADKNLKVDSNRLALQRGPMMYCGEWKDNNGKVSDIVIPYNTKFKPVFEKDFLNGVMVLKAQVMRKDGLNNNLKKTNFTAIPYYSWANRGKGEMTVWFPQNLMNKEFAAK, from the coding sequence ATGAAGCAATTGATACTGGTGCTTGGCTTAGCAGCCGGCACGGCTACAGCCCAGGTTAAAGACTACCCCATAAAACCCGTACCCTTTACCGATGTAAAACTGAACGACCATTTTTGGTTGCCCCGCGTTGAAACTAATCGCACCGTTACTATCCCGGCATCATTTGCGCGCTGCGAAAACACCGGCCGCGTTAAAAACTTCGAGATGGCCGCCACCCGTACAGGCAAGTTTTGCACCAAGTTTCCGTTTGATGACACCGATATTTACAAAACTATCGAAGGGGCCTCATATTCGATGGCTGTGCACCCGGATGCTAAGTTGGATAGATATGTGGATTCGCTGGTGGCTGTGGTAGCTAAAGCCCAGGAACCAGATGGTTACCTGTATACGGCCCGTACTATTGATCCGCTGAACCCGCACCCGTGGTCGGGTAGCCAGCGTTGGGTAAAAGAAAATGAGTCGAGCCATGAGTTATACAATTCAGGGCACTTATTTGAAGCGGCCAGCGCACATTACCTCGCCACCGGCAAACGCAATTTTTTAAATATAGCTTTGAAAAATGCCGACCTGCTGGTGAAAACCTTTGGCGATGGCAAGTTGCACGTAGCTCCGGGACATGAAATTGTAGAGATGGGCCTGGTGCGCCTGTACCGCATAACCGGCAAAACTGATTATTTAACCCTGGCCAAATTTTTTATCGACCAACGCGGCAAACGCCGGTACGATAAAACCGATAGCAACCCATGGAAAAACGGCATGTACTGGCAGGATGATATGCCGGTTACCGAACAGGAAACACCCGAAGGCCATGCCGTACGCGCCATGTACCTGTACTCGGGTATGGCCGATGTTGCCGCACTCACAGGCGATAAAAAATATATGGACGCCATTGACCACATCTGGAACCAGATGGTGAGCAAAAAGATTTATGTACAAGGTGGGATAGGTGCTATCCCCGACGGCGAAAGATTTGGCGACGACTACGAATTGCCTAACACTACGGCCTATAACGAAACCTGCGCAGCCATTGGCAACGTTTACTGGAACCAGCGCATGTTTTTGCTTCACGGCGATTCGAAATATATCGACCTGATGGAGAAAATTCTTTATAACGGACTCATCTCTGGCGTTGGACTTGATGGTAAATCATTTTTTTATACCAATGCCATGCAGGTTACCGATGGCTTTACACACTCATCGCTCGAGCCGGCGCGGTCGGGTTGGTTTGAGTGTTCGTGCTGCCCTACCAATATGGTTAGGTTTCTGTCGTCGTTACCGGGTTACATCTACGCAAAAAAAGATGATAATGTTTACGTTAACCTGTTCATTAGCGGATCGGCGAGTTTACAGTATGATCATACCACGGTTAACCTAAGCCAAACCAACAATTACCCCTGGAATGGTTTGCTCTCGCTTAATGTATCGTCCGAAGCACCTAAACGCTTCAATATGCTGGTAAGGATTCCGGGCTGGGCACGTGCGCAGGCTATCCCCTCAAATCTTTATGCCTTCCGTAACAAACAAGCGCAGCCCGTAACCATTAAGGTAAATGGTGCTGTGGTAAAGTATCAGCTTAAAAATGGCTACGCTGTATTGAACCGCGTTTGGAAAAAAGGCGACCAGGTACAGGTGAACCTGCCAATGGAAGTTAAAGAAGTTGTGGCCGATAAAAACCTTAAGGTAGATAGCAACCGCCTTGCCCTGCAACGCGGCCCCATGATGTACTGCGGCGAATGGAAGGATAACAATGGTAAGGTAAGCGATATCGTGATCCCTTATAACACCAAATTTAAACCTGTTTTCGAGAAGGACTTTTTAAACGGTGTAATGGTACTTAAAGCGCAGGTAATGCGTAAGGATGGCCTGAACAACAATCTTAAAAAAACAAACTTTACCGCTATCCCATACTACTCATGGGCCAACCGCGGCAAGGGTGAAATGACGGTATGGTTTCCGCAAAATTTAATGAATAAGGAGTTTGCGGCTAAGTAA
- a CDS encoding toll/interleukin-1 receptor domain-containing protein, whose translation MKYDIFLSYATEEKEKIARPLAIALSELDYKVWFDANVMSIGDSIKKTIDDGILNSNYGIIIISKSYLSKHWTTYELNWFAAKEKLGVKNYIIPIWHEIRPNEIESFLISLDNSLKQYNESLPAIVIEVLKNFVNNFDITTEDIADVLANKIKAIINKPAVNKVINNITEEEENVILKAAYTIELYNEWHWPNFKKSIKYTTEWITANKLNNITMIPLSEVEDRGGILEYHVFEIIHFYEKWALLSKAKVINVDQIFMLLGEYSSFFEENLISPLLKTPEKNEDFKNLLHLIKTELLNK comes from the coding sequence ATGAAATATGATATATTCTTATCTTATGCCACAGAGGAGAAAGAAAAAATTGCACGACCATTAGCCATTGCGTTATCAGAACTTGATTATAAGGTATGGTTTGATGCTAACGTCATGAGTATCGGAGACTCTATTAAGAAAACAATTGACGACGGCATCCTCAATTCTAACTATGGAATAATAATTATATCCAAATCCTATCTGAGTAAACATTGGACAACTTACGAATTGAATTGGTTTGCTGCTAAAGAGAAATTAGGAGTTAAAAACTACATCATTCCGATTTGGCACGAAATAAGGCCAAATGAGATAGAATCATTTTTAATATCGCTGGATAATAGTTTAAAACAATATAATGAGTCGCTACCAGCTATAGTGATTGAGGTATTGAAAAACTTTGTAAATAATTTTGATATAACAACTGAAGATATAGCCGATGTATTGGCAAATAAAATAAAAGCTATAATTAACAAGCCAGCAGTTAACAAAGTTATCAATAATATAACTGAAGAAGAAGAAAATGTAATATTAAAAGCTGCCTATACAATAGAATTATATAATGAATGGCATTGGCCTAATTTTAAGAAAAGTATAAAATATACTACGGAATGGATTACGGCTAACAAGTTAAACAATATCACAATGATTCCACTATCTGAAGTTGAAGATAGGGGCGGGATATTAGAATACCATGTTTTTGAAATAATCCATTTTTATGAAAAGTGGGCATTATTATCAAAAGCAAAAGTTATTAATGTGGATCAAATATTTATGTTACTTGGTGAATACTCATCTTTTTTTGAAGAAAATTTAATTTCCCCTCTGTTGAAAACACCAGAAAAAAACGAGGATTTTAAAAACCTACTACACTTGATAAAAACAGAGTTATTAAACAAATAG
- a CDS encoding toll/interleukin-1 receptor domain-containing protein, giving the protein MKYDAFICFAPEDKEGIALPIADGLKKIGYEIRPDEFLSEDNEAIRIKIENGLKDSHFGIIILSEVFMQMISSKSDLDTFLIRQNVSGEKILLPVWHNVTPGIIEKYSVSLTDRVYAITNIGLDSVIASLASVMLSPINIASSGSERRHEIQKIMTKPKYTMNLYNEWHSDLIRESRIAVSAWVRRLENNQKEMPNLSDLRNERDIIVNHIDRLLIYYDQWAIFAKEEKIDNDLILKLLSSYLAWYYKIFILPLSLANQTDNEFTHRLNIIKNEVFTNQMFKYNSLQFD; this is encoded by the coding sequence ATGAAATATGATGCATTTATTTGCTTTGCCCCGGAAGATAAAGAAGGTATAGCTTTACCAATTGCCGATGGGCTAAAAAAAATAGGATATGAAATTCGCCCTGATGAATTTTTATCGGAAGATAACGAAGCGATTCGAATAAAAATTGAAAATGGATTAAAGGATTCACACTTCGGAATTATTATTTTAAGTGAGGTTTTCATGCAAATGATTTCCTCAAAGTCAGACCTTGACACCTTTCTTATCCGACAAAATGTTTCAGGAGAGAAAATCTTATTACCGGTATGGCATAACGTTACTCCAGGCATTATTGAAAAATATTCAGTTTCACTTACCGATAGAGTGTACGCGATAACTAATATTGGGTTAGATTCTGTAATCGCCAGTTTGGCAAGTGTTATGTTATCTCCTATTAACATCGCATCAAGCGGATCAGAAAGAAGGCATGAGATTCAGAAAATCATGACAAAGCCAAAATATACAATGAATTTATATAACGAGTGGCATTCAGATCTGATAAGGGAAAGTAGGATTGCTGTAAGTGCCTGGGTTAGGCGGCTTGAAAACAATCAAAAAGAAATGCCCAATTTATCAGATTTGAGAAACGAACGCGATATAATAGTAAACCATATCGACAGGCTATTAATCTATTATGATCAATGGGCAATATTTGCGAAGGAAGAAAAAATAGATAATGATTTAATTTTAAAACTTCTCAGTTCATACCTGGCGTGGTATTATAAAATTTTTATACTTCCTTTGAGTTTAGCTAATCAGACAGACAATGAGTTTACTCATAGACTGAATATTATTAAGAACGAAGTATTTACCAATCAGATGTTTAAATATAATTCTCTTCAATTCGACTAA